GACAAACGTGATTTACTTCGTATTGTTAAAACAAAAGAAGGTGACATCTCAATCGATCCAAGTGGAAAGAAAAATGGTAGAGGAGCTTATATCAAACTTGATAATCAAGAAGCTCTAGAAGCCAAAAAGAGAAAAGTTTTTAATAGAAGTTTTTCAATGGATATACCTGAGACATTTTATGATGAACTGATTGCTTATGTTGACCATAAAGTAAAAAGAAGAGAGTTAGGACTTGAATAATCGAGAACGTTTATCTCATTTACTAGGTCTGGCACAGCGTGCTGGAAAAGTTATTACAGGAGAAGAATTAGTTGTTAAAGCAATTCAATCTCAAAAAGGAAAACTGATTTTTCTAGCAAATGATGCAGGACCAAATCTAAGTAAAAAGATAACTGATAAAAGTCATTATTATAATGTAGAAGTCTCCACAGTGTTTACAACACTGGAATTAAGTTCTGCATTAGGTAAACCACGAAAAGTGGTTGCCGTTGCAGATGCTGGATTTTCAAAGAAAATGAGGACTCTTATGGAATAGACGAATAGGAGGACACCAATTGTCAAAGAAAAGATTACATGAAATTGCCAAAGAAATTGGTAAAAGTAGTAAGGAAGTTGTTGAGCGTGCTCAATCACTTGGAATGGCTGTTAAAAGTCATGCTTCTAGTGTTGAAGAAGCGGATGCTCAACGTATCACAGCTAGCTTTAACGATGGAAATTCAACGGTAACAAAAGAATCATCAGAAAAGCCTAAGCCAAAAAAAGAAGTAAACGAAAAAACGCAAACAGCTACAAATTCGACAAAAGAGCAAAGCGAAAAAACAAATCAAACAGTT
This Streptococcus urinalis 2285-97 DNA region includes the following protein-coding sequences:
- the rnpM gene encoding RNase P modulator RnpM, which codes for MAKTKKIPLRKSVVSGDVIDKRDLLRIVKTKEGDISIDPSGKKNGRGAYIKLDNQEALEAKKRKVFNRSFSMDIPETFYDELIAYVDHKVKRRELGLE
- a CDS encoding YlxQ-related RNA-binding protein — encoded protein: MNNRERLSHLLGLAQRAGKVITGEELVVKAIQSQKGKLIFLANDAGPNLSKKITDKSHYYNVEVSTVFTTLELSSALGKPRKVVAVADAGFSKKMRTLME